The Sinomicrobium kalidii genome contains a region encoding:
- a CDS encoding alpha/beta hydrolase has translation MKKLTCITAIGFIFCLVFPASGQKVEDRFIFFLHNRFLETHHPDEAHPEYGRTEYAEIVNEFKNNGFRVISEIRRRNVNARDYALQVTGQIDSLLKEGINPKHITVIGTSKGGYIAQYISTFMQNPDLNFVFIACFRESDMQNIPEISYCGNILTIYEKTDPFGVSAIRRKEASRCEIPYFREIELNTGMKHGFLFKPLKAWMKPAMQWAKGNYVPG, from the coding sequence ATGAAAAAATTAACCTGTATAACTGCCATTGGCTTCATCTTTTGCCTTGTTTTCCCGGCTTCCGGACAAAAGGTCGAAGACCGTTTTATCTTTTTCCTGCACAACCGCTTCCTCGAAACACACCACCCGGACGAAGCACACCCCGAATACGGCCGTACGGAATATGCCGAAATTGTAAATGAATTTAAAAACAACGGTTTCAGGGTGATCAGCGAAATACGACGGAGAAACGTAAACGCCCGGGACTATGCCCTGCAAGTCACCGGGCAGATCGACAGTCTGCTGAAAGAAGGTATCAACCCCAAACATATCACGGTCATCGGAACTTCCAAAGGCGGGTATATTGCCCAGTACATTTCCACTTTTATGCAAAATCCCGATCTGAACTTCGTTTTTATAGCCTGTTTCCGGGAAAGCGACATGCAAAACATCCCGGAAATCAGTTACTGCGGAAACATCCTCACCATTTATGAAAAGACCGACCCGTTCGGCGTATCCGCCATAAGACGAAAAGAGGCTTCACGTTGCGAAATTCCGTATTTCAGGGAAATCGAACTGAACACCGGGATGAAACACGGATTTTTGTTCAAACCCCTCAAAGCATGGATGAAACCCGCCATGCAATGGGCTAAAGGAAATTATGTCCCGGGTTAA
- the modA gene encoding molybdate ABC transporter substrate-binding protein gives MTTMNLKKNILLCFSCMVLLTACQPSEKNRITVATAANMQFAMKALAKDFSEKTGIACELVIGSSGKLTAQIREGAPYDVFVAADMKYPEAVYRDGLALFPPKIYARGKLVLWAAGEITPSTDRLTAPETTHIALANPKNAPYGTAAVEILKHYSLWNKVKDKVVYGESIAQTNHFITSGAAGVGFTAMSVVLSPEMQGKGKWAEIDPESYTPIAQGVVVIRRENTDTLNAERFYDYLFSPEAREVLKDFGYLVNE, from the coding sequence ATGACCACAATGAACCTGAAAAAGAACATTCTTCTATGTTTTTCCTGTATGGTGTTGCTGACTGCGTGTCAACCTTCCGAGAAAAACCGAATTACAGTGGCCACGGCGGCCAACATGCAGTTTGCCATGAAAGCCCTGGCCAAAGATTTTTCCGAAAAAACCGGGATTGCATGCGAACTGGTCATCGGTTCATCGGGCAAACTTACGGCACAGATCCGCGAAGGTGCTCCTTACGACGTTTTTGTAGCCGCCGATATGAAATATCCCGAGGCCGTATATCGCGACGGCCTGGCGTTGTTCCCCCCGAAAATTTATGCCCGCGGAAAGCTGGTGTTATGGGCTGCCGGAGAAATCACACCTTCCACAGACCGGCTCACTGCCCCGGAAACAACACATATTGCTTTGGCCAATCCCAAAAACGCCCCTTACGGAACGGCTGCTGTGGAGATACTGAAACATTACAGTCTTTGGAATAAGGTAAAAGACAAAGTGGTCTACGGGGAAAGTATTGCGCAAACCAATCACTTTATCACTTCCGGGGCCGCCGGGGTGGGTTTTACGGCCATGTCCGTGGTCTTGTCACCCGAAATGCAGGGCAAAGGAAAATGGGCGGAAATCGATCCGGAAAGCTATACTCCCATTGCCCAGGGTGTTGTTGTCATCCGGCGTGAAAATACCGATACCCTTAATGCAGAGCGGTTTTACGATTATCTTTTTTCACCGGAGGCCCGGGAGGTTCTGAAAGATTTCGGATATTTGGTAAATGAATAG
- a CDS encoding TOBE domain-containing protein — translation MNSFSGHITDIRTSDALSVVTVSVDTAVTFKAIVIDNPETAPYLSEGHAVHVLFKETEVVIATGKDPAVSLQNRVKGTISAIDKGLLLSRIVIHTPIGELVSVISTNAVDALGLTENKNVIAMIKLNEVALAP, via the coding sequence ATGAATAGTTTTTCGGGACATATCACCGATATTCGTACCAGCGACGCATTGTCCGTGGTAACGGTAAGTGTAGATACCGCTGTTACTTTTAAGGCCATTGTTATCGACAACCCCGAAACCGCACCTTACTTATCGGAAGGCCATGCCGTTCACGTACTGTTCAAAGAAACCGAAGTGGTGATCGCCACGGGAAAAGATCCTGCGGTAAGCCTGCAAAACCGGGTAAAAGGAACCATTTCGGCCATAGATAAAGGCCTGTTGCTAAGCAGGATCGTTATACATACTCCCATTGGCGAGCTCGTTTCGGTGATAAGCACCAATGCGGTCGATGCACTGGGATTAACGGAGAACAAAAACGTAATTGCCATGATAAAGTTAAACGAAGTAGCCCTGGCCCCGTAA
- the modB gene encoding molybdate ABC transporter permease subunit: MEWGPIILTLKLAAVTTVILFCLAIPLAYWLSHTRSGLKPIVETLVSMPLVLPPTVLGFYMLLAFSPGNAFGNWLDEWLGIRLVFSFAGLVLASVLYSLPFMVHPIQSGLSSLPRSLSEAARVMGKSKWTTLRKVLLPNIRPSLLTGIVLTFAHTIGEFGVVLMIGGNISGKTKVASIAIYDEVEALNYGAANGYSLVLLALSFITLLVVYLVNGGYLKRFSL, translated from the coding sequence ATGGAATGGGGACCGATCATATTGACGCTGAAACTCGCTGCGGTCACTACGGTAATCCTCTTTTGCCTGGCCATTCCCCTGGCCTATTGGCTTTCGCATACCAGGTCCGGGCTAAAGCCCATAGTGGAAACCCTGGTGAGTATGCCTCTCGTGCTCCCGCCCACCGTTCTGGGCTTTTACATGCTGCTGGCCTTCAGCCCCGGGAATGCCTTCGGAAACTGGCTCGACGAATGGCTGGGCATACGGCTGGTCTTTTCCTTTGCGGGACTGGTACTGGCTTCCGTTTTATACAGCCTGCCCTTTATGGTACACCCCATACAGTCCGGCTTGTCTTCCCTGCCCCGTTCACTGTCGGAAGCCGCCCGGGTGATGGGAAAATCGAAGTGGACAACCCTGCGGAAAGTGCTGCTGCCCAATATCCGGCCTTCACTGCTTACGGGCATTGTACTGACTTTTGCCCATACTATAGGTGAATTCGGGGTGGTACTGATGATAGGCGGCAATATTTCAGGGAAGACCAAAGTAGCTTCCATAGCCATCTATGATGAAGTAGAGGCCCTGAATTACGGGGCGGCCAACGGTTATTCCCTGGTGTTGCTGGCACTTTCCTTTATTACCCTGCTGGTGGTTTACCTCGTAAACGGCGGTTACTTAAAGCGTTTTTCCCTATGA
- a CDS encoding ABC transporter ATP-binding protein — translation MIELNIHKTLQAAQGPMQLHLEFTVEKGQLVTLYGESGAGKTSTLQMLSGLMQPDNGRISVNGTTWFDKGRNINLRPQRRNIGYVFQDYALFPHMTIRRNLEFALDKKQDKNIVDDLINTVELGELQHRRPDTLSGGQKQRVALARALVRQPGVLLLDEPLSALDNTMRQKLQQHILEAHQKYGLTTILISHDIGEILKLSDKVYEIQNGNIIRQGTPSDMFGLGKTSAKFRFTGEVIRIQKEDVVYVVTIRIGNDVVKVVADPSETDGLQPGDKVAVASKAFNPVLQKI, via the coding sequence ATGATCGAACTCAATATCCACAAAACACTGCAGGCTGCACAGGGCCCTATGCAATTGCACCTCGAATTTACGGTGGAAAAAGGACAACTGGTTACGCTTTACGGCGAATCGGGGGCCGGAAAAACCTCAACCCTGCAGATGCTCAGCGGCTTAATGCAACCCGATAACGGCCGGATTTCCGTAAACGGGACGACCTGGTTTGACAAAGGCCGTAACATCAACCTCAGACCGCAACGGCGAAACATCGGCTATGTATTCCAGGACTACGCACTTTTCCCCCATATGACCATACGGCGAAACCTGGAATTTGCCCTGGACAAAAAACAGGACAAAAATATTGTGGACGACCTGATAAACACCGTTGAACTCGGGGAACTGCAACACCGCAGACCCGACACCCTCTCCGGGGGGCAAAAACAACGGGTGGCGCTGGCCCGGGCCCTGGTCCGGCAACCGGGAGTATTACTGCTGGACGAACCGTTGTCTGCCCTGGACAACACTATGCGGCAAAAGTTACAGCAGCACATCCTGGAAGCACATCAAAAATACGGGCTGACCACCATTCTCATCAGCCATGATATCGGGGAGATACTGAAACTCTCGGACAAGGTTTACGAAATACAAAACGGGAACATTATACGGCAAGGAACGCCTTCCGATATGTTCGGACTGGGGAAAACCAGTGCCAAATTCCGCTTTACGGGCGAGGTAATCCGCATACAAAAGGAAGACGTGGTGTACGTGGTTACCATACGTATCGGCAACGATGTGGTAAAGGTAGTTGCGGACCCATCGGAAACCGACGGCTTACAGCCCGGCGATAAAGTTGCCGTAGCCTCAAAAGCCTTTAACCCCGTACTGCAAAAAATCTGA
- a CDS encoding RagB/SusD family nutrient uptake outer membrane protein gives MKLQNLNIVKMTAAVMLFALSGCSDDHLMDERYDGINSEIVFDDPETAAAVVTSVYDTFQGGPVEYLTKAIFYPANFLAQDFLNIGADTFFQTFQIPVTFGALNAMWTQNYKGIGRVNNAIYNIDLMIGDGKIEEAYGRRLIAESTALRGVLYTLLASDFGGVPLVLKSAEQIEDPKAPRNTQEEVFRQIVADMESAIPDLPWEYAAEDTGRITKGAAYAYLGNAYMWLGEYENAITAYEALEGHYTLEEDFLNVHAHSNQNGKESIFEVQLYDESGDLGWGRNDNVTFIQSFTMPNEIGNGGGYAVPTEALYNSFEAGDERKYATVIGPGDEHPDPEINISDYPNVQENFGGINTLGTEEEPWLGTDGAPNREGYYGVKLWRNPKVDGWSGPNIFGGQNLIFLRYGQVLLSLAECYHRTGNDARAMEYLMQVRNRANLTSEPAGAMMDNILNEYRHELAGEFSLWFVLRRSGEHTGYIQDKFGIDIPEGKDLMPIPQEQIDVNPNLEQNPGY, from the coding sequence ATGAAACTACAAAATCTCAATATAGTGAAAATGACGGCTGCCGTAATGTTATTTGCTTTGAGCGGCTGTTCTGACGACCATCTTATGGATGAAAGATATGACGGGATAAACAGTGAGATCGTATTTGACGATCCGGAAACGGCCGCTGCCGTAGTGACGAGTGTCTATGATACGTTTCAGGGCGGTCCGGTGGAATACCTGACCAAGGCCATATTTTACCCGGCCAATTTTCTGGCCCAGGATTTTCTGAACATCGGTGCGGATACCTTTTTCCAGACTTTCCAGATCCCGGTTACCTTCGGGGCGCTGAATGCCATGTGGACACAGAATTACAAGGGGATCGGCCGGGTCAATAATGCCATTTACAATATCGACCTGATGATCGGGGACGGGAAAATAGAAGAAGCTTACGGACGCAGGTTAATTGCCGAATCCACGGCTTTAAGAGGGGTGCTCTATACGTTGCTGGCTTCGGATTTCGGAGGGGTACCCCTCGTATTGAAATCGGCCGAACAAATAGAAGACCCGAAGGCTCCCAGAAATACCCAGGAAGAGGTGTTCAGGCAGATCGTGGCGGATATGGAAAGCGCCATTCCCGACCTGCCCTGGGAATACGCTGCCGAAGATACGGGGCGTATCACCAAAGGGGCTGCATATGCCTATCTCGGCAATGCCTATATGTGGCTGGGTGAATATGAGAACGCCATAACGGCCTATGAAGCCCTGGAAGGACATTATACCCTGGAAGAAGATTTTCTCAATGTGCATGCGCACAGCAACCAGAACGGGAAGGAATCTATTTTTGAAGTCCAGTTATATGACGAATCCGGTGACCTGGGCTGGGGAAGGAACGATAATGTGACCTTTATCCAGTCGTTTACCATGCCTAACGAAATAGGGAACGGCGGGGGATATGCCGTACCTACCGAGGCCCTTTATAACTCGTTCGAAGCAGGTGACGAAAGAAAATACGCTACCGTGATAGGTCCGGGGGACGAGCACCCCGATCCCGAGATCAATATTTCCGACTATCCCAACGTACAGGAGAACTTCGGGGGGATCAACACACTGGGCACCGAAGAAGAACCCTGGCTGGGAACCGACGGGGCCCCGAACAGGGAAGGCTATTACGGGGTGAAATTATGGCGGAACCCGAAAGTGGACGGCTGGTCCGGGCCCAATATTTTCGGCGGACAAAACCTTATTTTCCTGCGGTACGGGCAGGTACTTTTAAGCCTGGCCGAATGTTATCACCGTACCGGAAATGACGCGAGGGCGATGGAATACCTGATGCAGGTAAGAAACCGCGCCAACCTCACTTCGGAACCTGCCGGTGCTATGATGGACAATATACTCAACGAATACCGCCACGAACTGGCAGGTGAATTCTCCCTGTGGTTCGTATTGCGGAGATCGGGGGAACACACCGGTTATATTCAGGATAAATTCGGGATCGATATCCCCGAAGGCAAGGACCTGATGCCCATACCGCAGGAACAGATCGATGTGAACCCCAACCTGGAACAGAATCCGGGATATTAG
- a CDS encoding SusC/RagA family TonB-linked outer membrane protein, with translation MTKLKFALYLVFMFAIHLAHAQTGTITGTVSDTNGTPLPGVNVVVENTSRGVVTDFDGNYTIEDVSPEDRLVFSYIGMETRTVAVGSQTTIDMTLKDAVSNLDEVVVIAYGSSTKRDLTGAVGSVSSEDIEKFPATSVDQALQGKTAGVQITQNSGSPGSSVSVNIRGVGSFGNNQPLYVVDGFPTQDISFLNVNDIKSISVLKDASAAAIYGVRANAGVVIIETKRGEKDKVSISVDSWVGTQAKPKEIEMLDARTFAGFALQMGESQGKGILDEWRDPQNLTDVNWQDYAFRTGFRQGHNVSIRGGGEKARAALSVGMIDEKGVIISSSNKRYNVGLNADYKVSDQLSVRGDLKYAYSETFQNLSQGYYGFTKLYTNAPYLSDWTGTNVPFDGNGNYGAFTDSSLLSTSNNVLAAAKQNDNDNGLNNLMGNFAVDYSFLDGFKATGKFGFRTQNYAGWSFQPKYDRGSNDNNPTALYTIDQNTANEYIAEGLLEYKKNFNEDHHLEVLLGASTQRNKYKNVYVAARGFLNNSIRDLAAADEVTERSGTWGTSTFASTFARVNYSYKGRYSITGTVRRDGVGDKFAEDNLYGTFPSVAVGWNIDRESFMENSGFDLLKLRASWGETGNSQGISPFQYLTTYTGGSSNDDSGYIFGGGPVAGLAPETLANPNLVWESQVQTNIGLDVEFLDRRLYFTADYFDKSAKDFLLNETIPSQNGFDSRAVNAGNVVNRGLELLLGYRKSEGDFKWDVSVNFTTIQNEITALTDSQDFIRFPTNFVPDFVDNWLGFTRSYVGGNVGTFYGYRADGIFQSQEEIDALNQAAPDGVYQESTGTSPVAPGDRRFRDLNGDNQITAEDREVIGSPFPDFYGGLNFNGSYKNFELGLSFYGSYGNDILNFVRVELETAGGYGLENAYSNVSRKYYENRWTPENPSDKYARAVVEDVNKNNRVSDHFVEDGSYLRLRNIQLAYNFPMDKLDFLGLNTAKVYLSAQNLFTITGYSGLDPEIGEVADIDGNGGIQSRGVDFGAYPSARTFTVGVNLKF, from the coding sequence ATGACAAAACTAAAATTTGCTTTGTATCTCGTATTCATGTTTGCCATTCATCTGGCTCACGCGCAGACCGGGACCATTACCGGTACGGTCAGCGATACGAACGGTACCCCCCTTCCGGGGGTGAACGTAGTGGTGGAAAATACGTCCAGGGGAGTGGTTACCGATTTTGACGGTAATTATACGATAGAGGACGTTTCCCCCGAAGACCGCCTGGTGTTCAGCTATATCGGCATGGAAACCCGTACGGTGGCCGTCGGTTCACAGACCACTATTGACATGACGCTCAAAGATGCCGTGAGTAACCTGGACGAAGTGGTGGTCATTGCTTACGGGAGCTCTACCAAACGGGACCTCACCGGAGCGGTGGGATCGGTATCGAGCGAAGATATCGAGAAGTTCCCGGCCACCTCTGTAGACCAGGCCCTGCAGGGAAAGACCGCCGGGGTGCAGATTACACAGAATTCCGGGAGCCCGGGTTCTTCTGTTTCCGTAAATATCCGCGGTGTAGGGTCTTTCGGTAATAACCAGCCGCTATACGTAGTGGACGGTTTTCCCACGCAGGACATTTCCTTTCTCAATGTCAACGATATCAAGTCCATATCGGTATTAAAAGATGCGTCGGCCGCGGCGATCTACGGTGTACGTGCCAATGCCGGGGTGGTGATTATCGAAACGAAGCGCGGGGAAAAGGATAAGGTAAGCATTTCCGTAGATTCCTGGGTGGGGACACAGGCCAAACCCAAAGAAATAGAAATGCTCGACGCACGGACCTTTGCCGGTTTTGCCCTTCAAATGGGAGAATCGCAGGGAAAAGGCATACTGGACGAATGGAGAGACCCGCAAAACCTCACCGATGTAAACTGGCAGGACTACGCGTTCCGTACCGGGTTCAGGCAGGGGCATAACGTCAGCATACGCGGCGGCGGGGAGAAAGCCCGTGCCGCGCTCAGTGTGGGGATGATCGACGAAAAAGGGGTCATCATCAGTTCTTCCAACAAAAGGTATAACGTAGGATTAAACGCAGATTACAAGGTATCCGATCAGCTTTCGGTACGGGGCGACCTTAAATACGCCTATTCCGAGACTTTTCAGAACCTGTCTCAGGGCTATTACGGGTTTACCAAGCTGTACACCAATGCCCCCTACCTGTCCGACTGGACGGGGACCAACGTACCGTTTGACGGTAACGGGAATTACGGGGCCTTTACCGATAGTTCCCTGTTGTCTACCAGCAATAATGTATTGGCCGCTGCCAAACAGAACGACAATGACAACGGCCTGAATAACCTGATGGGAAATTTTGCCGTGGACTATTCGTTCCTGGACGGTTTCAAGGCTACCGGGAAGTTCGGCTTCAGGACACAGAACTACGCAGGGTGGTCATTCCAGCCCAAATACGATCGCGGAAGCAATGACAATAATCCGACCGCACTTTATACCATAGATCAAAATACCGCTAACGAATATATTGCAGAAGGTCTGCTGGAATACAAGAAGAATTTTAACGAAGACCATCACCTGGAAGTCCTGCTCGGGGCCTCTACCCAGCGAAATAAATACAAAAACGTATATGTAGCGGCAAGAGGCTTCCTCAACAACTCCATCAGGGACCTGGCAGCAGCCGATGAGGTCACCGAAAGGTCCGGTACCTGGGGGACTTCTACCTTTGCCAGTACGTTTGCACGTGTGAACTATTCTTATAAAGGGCGCTACAGTATTACCGGGACCGTAAGGCGGGACGGTGTGGGCGACAAGTTTGCCGAAGACAATCTTTACGGAACTTTCCCGTCTGTTGCCGTAGGCTGGAATATCGACAGGGAAAGCTTTATGGAGAATTCCGGCTTTGACCTGCTGAAACTCCGTGCGAGCTGGGGGGAGACCGGGAACAGTCAGGGCATATCCCCCTTCCAGTATCTGACCACATATACCGGCGGCAGTTCTAATGACGATTCAGGCTATATTTTCGGGGGAGGACCCGTAGCCGGTCTTGCCCCGGAAACGCTGGCCAATCCCAACCTGGTATGGGAATCACAGGTACAGACCAACATCGGGCTGGATGTGGAATTTCTCGACAGGCGCCTCTATTTTACGGCCGATTATTTCGACAAATCGGCCAAGGACTTCCTGCTGAACGAGACCATACCTTCCCAGAACGGTTTTGATAGCAGGGCGGTAAATGCGGGGAATGTAGTGAACCGCGGACTGGAACTGTTGCTCGGGTACAGGAAAAGCGAAGGCGATTTTAAATGGGATGTATCTGTAAACTTTACTACCATACAGAATGAAATTACAGCGTTGACCGATAGTCAGGACTTTATACGTTTCCCGACTAATTTCGTGCCCGATTTCGTGGATAACTGGCTTGGTTTCACACGGTCGTACGTAGGCGGGAACGTAGGTACGTTCTACGGCTATCGCGCCGACGGTATTTTCCAGTCACAGGAAGAAATCGATGCACTTAACCAGGCGGCTCCCGACGGCGTTTACCAGGAATCTACGGGAACAAGCCCCGTAGCACCGGGCGACCGGAGGTTCCGGGACCTGAACGGGGATAACCAGATCACTGCCGAAGACCGGGAAGTCATCGGTTCCCCTTTTCCCGATTTTTACGGGGGACTGAATTTTAACGGGTCGTATAAGAACTTTGAGCTCGGCTTGTCTTTCTACGGTTCGTACGGAAACGATATCCTGAATTTCGTAAGGGTCGAACTGGAAACTGCCGGCGGATACGGCCTGGAAAATGCCTATTCCAATGTCAGCAGGAAATACTACGAAAACCGGTGGACGCCCGAAAATCCTTCCGATAAATACGCACGGGCGGTGGTGGAAGACGTGAACAAGAACAACCGCGTTTCCGATCACTTTGTGGAAGACGGTTCGTACCTGAGATTGCGGAATATTCAACTGGCCTATAATTTTCCCATGGATAAACTGGATTTCCTGGGGCTCAATACCGCCAAGGTATACCTGAGTGCACAAAACCTGTTTACCATTACCGGGTACAGCGGACTGGACCCGGAGATCGGTGAAGTTGCCGATATAGACGGTAACGGGGGCATACAGTCCAGGGGTGTGGATTTCGGGGCTTATCCTTCTGCAAGGACGTTTACAGTGGGTGTTAATCTAAAATTTTAA
- a CDS encoding glycoside hydrolase family 26 protein, translated as MKNRIVILILFIAFPVCAQQPVNKKATKEARHLLNYIYSLGDKILTGQHSYNENPAEFYDDAQKITGKYPAVWGTDLYWNNRGNPGERVVREAVKMHEKGAIVTLMWHVGRPVDNVPYSWSESVQEPVSENDWQQLFTPGSEVHRRWQAQVDTIAKTLKKLQERHIPVLWRPYHEMNGVWFWWGNRPGEDGFVKLWKMLYRRLTDHHKLNNLIWVWNANGPRDIPYDEAFAYRDFYPGPDYVDILATDVYHYDYEQKDYESLLELAAGKPIALGEVGQLPKPEILEKQPEWSWFMVWSDWLHTANTEERVKSIYDLPQSITREEVTY; from the coding sequence ATGAAGAACCGCATTGTTATCCTGATCCTTTTTATCGCATTCCCGGTCTGTGCACAGCAACCGGTGAACAAAAAGGCTACCAAAGAAGCGCGACACCTGTTGAACTATATATATTCCCTCGGCGATAAGATCCTGACGGGGCAACACAGCTATAACGAAAACCCGGCTGAGTTTTATGACGACGCACAAAAGATCACCGGTAAATATCCCGCGGTATGGGGTACGGACCTCTATTGGAATAACAGGGGAAATCCCGGAGAACGTGTGGTAAGGGAAGCCGTGAAAATGCATGAAAAGGGAGCGATCGTCACCCTGATGTGGCATGTGGGACGGCCCGTAGACAATGTGCCTTACAGTTGGTCGGAGAGCGTACAGGAACCCGTGAGCGAAAACGACTGGCAACAACTGTTCACGCCCGGTTCCGAAGTGCACCGACGCTGGCAGGCACAGGTAGATACTATTGCAAAGACCCTTAAAAAATTACAGGAACGGCATATTCCCGTGTTGTGGCGGCCCTATCACGAAATGAACGGCGTGTGGTTCTGGTGGGGCAACAGGCCCGGGGAAGACGGTTTTGTTAAACTCTGGAAAATGCTTTACCGGCGATTGACCGATCATCATAAACTGAACAACCTGATCTGGGTCTGGAATGCCAACGGGCCGAGGGATATTCCTTACGACGAAGCCTTTGCTTACCGGGACTTTTATCCCGGACCCGATTATGTGGATATTCTTGCCACCGATGTATATCACTACGATTATGAACAGAAGGACTATGAAAGCCTGCTGGAACTCGCCGCCGGAAAACCGATAGCTTTAGGCGAAGTAGGGCAGTTACCCAAACCGGAGATCCTGGAAAAACAGCCGGAATGGTCGTGGTTTATGGTATGGTCCGACTGGCTGCACACCGCCAATACGGAAGAACGGGTAAAAAGCATTTACGATCTTCCGCAAAGCATTACCCGCGAAGAAGTAACATATTAA